Proteins encoded within one genomic window of Anopheles gambiae chromosome 3, idAnoGambNW_F1_1, whole genome shotgun sequence:
- the LOC1277540 gene encoding multidrug resistance-associated protein 1: MVEPVSLPLVDHLVVYGFQYLLVCLFFLSELSYVKQDVPVQTSRRTVHSIFSAFLVLVTLAGVVVAAFRLVDDSVAVWRDGIEAISLVGILFLQIYSIRRNVDHIYLFTFWTLRTLALSMDVAFDRTEWYDFMHLMLAFAWLCACGIRSYSGGGHDSSTGSNTPRKPNFIRGLFFSWMDSTYREAHRGSVAFYQGTLFQGTLPEDRRCEQLLELYEKANARRGYTAVDDGSGRMESERCRFTIGKLLSPFRGEIILAGLNRFVLISLFFLCPYLLRLLLEESQPRMYQKWIVTALFDASTVIAILNTHYQHTTQDIGLRIRSILMGAIYRSILHDGITSNASSDTLTSDTALFVPFIQNLHMMWSAPLIILITFVALWVGVLGPIGTVGLAIIVAVIAITRKLAKKIAAQEKHITAHSNDRVRLTTASIEQMQQIKSDLMEPFFEQRIGEHRRAELSHMCTYILYDALKYLLSIATPMIVACGTFLFMYVVGSGALLTVQSMFVAIALFGLTRYPLSELPNLMANWGTINVKLQVINEVVCSGKQTKSSGKMPQNGTATGGAGRGSFEKMQEVVHTFVDQLEDSIADTSRAEVLRIERAKFSTEKNTILRGINLTLREGTFTGVSGTHGSGKTSLLRAMIGRLQRTGGTSTIAWNRVAYCPQTPWIHSGTIRSNILFGQEYEKSRYEEVLRACCLEEDLKTFPDYDERVVSEGGHSLSGGQARRVSLARAVYRHADVYLLDDPLRSLDPNVARKVFEGVFHRQHGLLAGCTCVFISHDPEHLSIADKVLVMAGGTIEKVLKPAEVSVELLCQLNGAEDEPEQEEKVPKADQQNKKRARKAQPKGTDHGEGNVSLGLYVTFARMLKRRYCVGALCFESAVTALDIVIITLLAQWAASAKQTSGALLHTTWILCVWVLLIFLKTAIIHWAGLSLSKRVHSQMLATILRQPMEFFDLNDSGVIVNRFSNDLKVVDKTIITSVRSVLSASFSVLGTLMLFVYKLHSKLLLFVLAFTAALMLVCGLKRLLSYHLQVARTLKRFEASSRSPIILQYNETIQGIDTIKAYEAEDRLLRQFFERVDTHQNYIYHNRFANRWIGIRLEFIGAIVIYYVALLTVSNQSMVGFAFVGIIVSYVLRLIPSLNSLLLALGALEENIISFERVAQYLDLQRETNDETGVDYPTSGMDKHPVLGPIIYRDFSLTHADGSTVLHNVTLTIAAGEKLGIVGRTGSGKSSFIGTLFRFYPKHTTGYISIAHVELGRISLKKLRGELTLVPQSTSLFSGVVQNFIDPRNGHTDEELIRCLRECGLGNVHLATPLENLSVGQCQLLCLVRGFLRKKPIIILDEATSALDEATEDLILKVLDKQFHGRTVLMIAHHLNTLRNCHRVLWLQEGRVRKIAALQDYTVEERAELGFRD; this comes from the exons ATGGTGGAACCAGTCTCGTTACCCTTG GTGGACCATCTCGTTGTGTACGGGTTTCAGTATCTGCTGGTGTGTTTGTTCTTTCTGTCCGAGCTGTCGTACGTGAAGCAGGATGTACCGGTGCAAACATCTAGACGCACGGTGCATAGCATTTTCTCCGCGTTCTTAGTGCTCGTCACGCTGGCGGGTGTTGTGGTGGCCGCCTTCCGACTTGTGGATGACTCTGTTGCCGTCTGGCGGGATGGAATAGAGGCCATCTCCTTG GTGGGCATTCTCTTTCTACAGATTTACTCCATCCGACGCAATGTGGATCACATCTATCTGTTTACCTTCTGGACGCTGCGAACGCTTGCCCTCTCGATGGACGTTGCGTTCGACCGCACAGAGTGGTACGATTTTATGCATCTCATGCTAGCGTTTGCTTGGCTCTGTGCGTGCGGGATTCGATCGTACAGCGGTGGAGGGCATGATTCCAGCACCGGTTCCAACACTCCCCGCAAGCCAAACTTCATCCGTGGGCTCTTTTTCTCCTGGATGGACAGCACGTACCGGGAAGCACATCGTGGAAGTGTGGCCTTCTACCAGGGTACACTCTTCCAGGGAACGCTGCCGGAAGATCGGAGATGTGAGCAGCTGCTTGAGCTGTACGAGAAAGCAAATGCACGGCGTGGCTATACCGCCGTGGACGATGGCAGTGGACGGATGGAGAGTGAACGGTGTCGGTTTACCATTGGGAAGCTATTGAGCCCTTTCCGCGGTGAGATCATACTGGCCGGATTGAATCGGTTCGTGCTGATCTCATTGTTCTTTCTCTGCCCTTACCTGCTGAG ATTACTACTCGAGGAGAGCCAACCCCGGATGTACCAGAAGTGGATCGTTACGGCACTGTTTGATGCATCGACGGTTATCGCTATCCTCAACACGCACTACCAGCACACCACCCAAGACATCGGTCTGCGCATTCGCTCCATCCTGATGGGAGCGATCTATCGGAGCATCCTGCACGACGGCATCACCTCCAACGCGTCCAGCGATACACTAACCAGTGATACGGCACTGTTCGTTCCCTTCATCCAAAATCTACACATGATGTGGTCGGCACCGTTGATCATCCTCATAACCTTCGTGGCGCTGTGGGTAGGCGTCCTCGGACCAATCGGAACCGTAGGCCTCGCGATAATAGTAGCCGTGATCGCAATCACCCGTAAGTTAGCGAAAAAGATCGCAGCACAGGAGAAACACATCACGGCACACAGTAACGATCGCGTCCGACTCACAACCGCTTCGATCGAGCAGATGCAGCAGATCAAGTCGGATTTGATGgagccatttttcgagcagcgtATTGGCGAGCATCGACGGGCGGAGTTGAGCCATATGTGCACCTACATCTTGTACGATGCGCTAAAGTATCTGCTAAGCATTGCCACACCGATGATCGTGGCTTGCGGTACGTTTCTGTTCATGTACGTGGTGGGTAGTGGCGCTTTGCTGACCGTACAGTCGATGTTTGTGGCAATCGCTCTGTTCGGTCTTACGCGCTACCCGCTGTCGGAGCTGCCGAACCTGATGGCCAACTGGGGCACGATCAATGTGAAGCTACAGGTCATCAACGAGGTAGTGTGCAGTGGCAAACAGACGAAATCGAGTGGAAAGATGCCACAAAATGGAACTGCCACTGGTGGAGCTGGTAGAGGGAGCTTTGAGAAGATGCAGGAAGTAGTGCACACGTTCGTCGATCAGCTGGAAGACTCGATTGCGGACACATCAAGAGCTGAAGTACTGAGGATAGAGCGTGCAAAGTTTTCCACGGAAAAGAATACAATCCTACGGGGTATAAACTTAACGCTGCGGGAGGGAACCTTTACCGGAGTTAGTGGAACTCACGGTTCTGGGAAAACCTCTCTGCTGCGTGCGATGATTGGAAGACTACAACGGACGGGAGGCACCAGTACGATCGCGTGGAATCGTGTCGCTTACTGTCCTCAGACACCATGGATACACAGTGGGACCATACGGAGCAACATCCTGTTTGGGCAGGAGTATGAAAAGTCCCGCTATGAGGAGGTGCTCCGTGCTTGCTGTCTGGAGGAAGATCTGAAGACATTCCCAGATTACGACGAGCGTGTTGTGAGTGAAGGAGGACATTCACTATCCGGTGGTCAGGCACGACGAGTCTCGCTGGCACGTGCCGTTTACCGACATGCGGATGTGTATCTGCTCGATGATCCACTACGTTCGCTCGATCCGAATGTAGCCCGCAAGGTGTTTGAGGGTGTGTTCCATCGTCAGCATGGATTGCTTGCAGGATGcacgtgtgtgtttatatCGCACGATCCGGAACATCTCTCGATTGCTGATAAAGTGCTGGTTATGGCTGGTGGTACGATTGAAAAGGTACTAAAGCCAGCCGAAGTAAGTGTGGAGCTGCTTTGTCAACTCAACGGAGCAGAAGACGAACCAGAGCAGGAAGAGAAAGTCCCAAAAGCAGAccagcagaacaaaaaacgcgcCAGAAAAGCTCAACCAAAAGGCACTGACCACGGAGAGGGTAATGTTTCGCTCGGGCTTTACGTTACCTTCGCACGAATGCTCAAGCGGCGTTACTGTGTCGGAGCGTTATGTTTCGAGTCTGCGGTTACAGCGCTCGATATCGTCATCATCACACTGCTTGCTCAGTGGGCTGCGAGCGCCAAACAGACGAGTGGAGCCCTGCTCCACACTACATGGATTTTGTGCGTCTGGGTACTGCTAATATTCCTCAAAACAGCAATCATTCACTGGGCCGGTTTAAGCCTATCGAAACGCGTCCACTCCCAAATGCTGGCCACCATCCTCCGTCAACCGATGGAGTTTTTCGATCTTAATGATTCCGGCGTGATCGTGAATCGCTTCTCGAACGATCTGAAAGTGGTCGATAAAACGATCATCACGAGCGTTCGTTCGGTGCTGAGCGCCTCCTTCAGTGTGCTCGGCACGCTGATGCTGTTCGTGTACAAGCTGCACAGCAAGCTGCTGCTCTTTGTGCTCGCGTTCACAGCGGCCCTCATGTTAGTGTGCGGTCTGAAGCGGTTGCTAAGCTACCATCTACAGGTAGCGCGAACGTTGAAGCGCTTCGAGGCAAGCTCACGCTCACCGATCATTCTGCAGTACAATGAAACGATCCAGGGCATTGACACGATCAAAGCGTACGAGGCGGAGGATCGCTTGTTGCGCCAGTTCTTTGAGAGGGTGGACACGCACCAGAACTACATTTACCACAACCGGTTCGCAAACAGGTGGATCGGTATACGGTTGGAGTTTATCGGAGCGATTGTGATTTACTACGTCGCTCTGCTCACCGTCAGCAATCAATCGATGGTTGGGTTTGCGTTTGTGGGCATCATTGTAAGCTATGTGTTGCGGTTGATTCCTTCGCTGAACTCACTGCTGCTAGCGTTAGGTGCGCTGGAGGAAAACATAATCTCGTTCGAGCGAGTCGCACAATATTTGGACCTGCAGCGCGAAACAAACGATGAAACGGGCGTAGATTATCCAACGAGCGGAATGGACAAGCACCCTGTCCTCGGACCAATCATCTATCGGGACTTTTCGCTAACGCACGCTGACGGATCGACGGTTCTGCACAATGTAACGCTTACGATAGCGGCTGGGGAAAAGCTGGGCATTGTAGGTCGTACCGGGTCAGGGAAATCCAGCTTCATTGGGACACTGTTCCGGTTCTATCCCAAGCACACTACGGGATATATTTCTATCGCACACGTTGAGCTGGGGCGCATATCACTAAAAAAGCTGCGCGGTGAGCTAACGCTTGTTCCCCAAAGTACGAGCCTGTTTTCGGGCGTGGTGCAAAACTTTATCGATCCACGGAACGGACACACGGACGAGGAGCTCATTCGTTGTTTGCGTGAGTGTGGGCTGGGTAACGTCCACTTGGCGACACCGCTCGAGAACCTTTCCGTTGGCCAGTGCCAGCTGTTGTGTCTGGTGCGTGGATTTCTGAGGAAGAAACCGATCATCATACTGGACGAAGCGACCTCGGCGCTGGATGAAGCGACGGAAGATCTAATACTGAAGGTGTTGGATAAACAGTTTCACGGTCGCACTGTGCTGATGATTGCACATCACCTGAACACCTTGCGAAACTGTCATCGCGTACTGTGGTTGCAGGAGGGACGGGTGCGTAAGATTGCGGCGCTGCAGGATTATACGGTGGAGGAGCGGGCTGAGCTTGGGTTTCGAGATTAG
- the LOC4397657 gene encoding multidrug resistance-associated protein 1: MTFEEFCGGPFWDDDLTWREEDPDLTFCFQRVILQWTPCFFLFVFSMYEVLRIVTSRYRDIPWNWFNITKMIFTFALMVMSWVDLGVVVQNLDEPEVFDVQILVAIFNALAYIMAMALYFFYRKYGIRSTGTMFIFWFLKAFFGIIQMRTEAMLHDVRGSGTGDFAEFQFVSYTIQYTFVCCVLLLELFPDKEPRYSEWAKLKNPNPELRSSFFSRLFYLYFDSYAWRGFRKPLTDDDMYDLNPEDTSRALVPPFDKYWYESVEKGRRKQIAADKKAGKTNLVYKPNAATNGSVLPAMVKAYGGPFWFAGMLQFAISGLQFASPYLMQEIMAVIALDGPFWKGMIITLGLFLTSLLIALFNGQYFHRTFLVGFRIRTGLISAIYRKALRISSFAKKDTTVGEIVNLMAVDAQRFFELTSYLHVLWSAPLIIALCIYLLYELLGPAVFAGLGVMVIMIPITGFIATRMRDLQVEQMKIKDERVKKMNEILGGIKVLKLYAWEPSFQDTVVTVRNEELDVLKSAAYYGAGTYFVWTMAPFLVTLASFAVYVMIDEENVLDPQTAFVALALFNILRFPLAMFPMMITFAMQAWVSIKRIDKFMNSEELDPNNVTHNKSENALEVKDGTFSWGDDAPTLKNINLALRRGKLSAVVGGVGTGKSSLISALLGEMEKMKGSVNTDGSIAYVPQQAWIQNATLRDNILFGRPFDQAKYDKVIECCALRPDLEMLPGGDTTEIGEKGINLSGGQKQRVALARAVYADSEVYLFDDPLSAVDAHVGKHIFEKVIGPSGMLVGRSRLLVTHGISFLPFVEEIFVMKDGEVSESGSYQELLDQKGAFAEFLTQHIQEMDDEDEDELKLIQEALKDGEAKKIVQRAMSTRSQRSGSSNGSVRKKRVSRAESRNSNKPRAVEQTVAQQSSATLIEKEESATGAVGYVVYIKYFKGIGLWLGFWSIFFSVINQGASIYANIWLTDWSEDPEAATDPSVRDMYLGVYGGLGGAQSIALLIASVTLALGCIKAARELHNNLLESSMRMPMSFFDTTPLGRIMNRFSKDVDVVDNILPQSIRAWLLMFFNVIGVFVVIGISTPIFLAVVPAFLVIYYLIQKFYIATSRQLKRLESVTRSPIYSHFGESITGQSTIRAYGQQERFMNESEQRVDYNQLTSYPSIIANRWLAVRLELVGALVVFFAALFAMVARDSIGQATVGLSISYALQISATLSFLVRMTAEVETNIVAIERLEEYTVLPREAEWQLGHVDKAWPVEGKVEFKDYQIRYREGLDLVIRGISLNVRGGEKIGIVGRTGAGKSSLTLGLFRIVEAAGGQIIIDGLDISKMGLHQLRGRLTIIPQDPVLFSGTLRANVDPFKSYSDDLVWKALELSHLKTFVKGLAAGLDHEIAENGENLSVGQRQLICLARAVLRKTKVLILDEATAAVDLETDDLIQKTIRTEFADCTILTIAHRLNTILDSDRVLVLDKGLVAECDSPQNLLANRESIFFGMAKNAGIVS, encoded by the exons ATGACGTTCGAAGAGTTTTGTGGTGGTCCCTTTTGG GACGATGACCTCACGTGGCGAGAGGAGGATCCGGATCTGACCTTTTGCTTCCAGCGCGTCATCCTACAATGGACACCGTGCTTCTTTCTGTTCGTGTTCTCCATGTACGAGGTACTTCGGATCGTGACCAGCCGGTATCGAGACATACCGTGGAACTGGTTCAATATCACGAAGATGATCTTCACCTTTGCGCTGATGGTGATGTCATGGGTTGACCTCGGCGTGGTCGTCCAAAATCTGGACGAGCCGGAGGTATTCGATGTGCAGATACTGGTGGCAATCTTCAACGCACTCGCTTAT ATTATGGCAATGGCACTGTATTTCTTCTACCGCAAGTACGGTATTCGCAGTACGGGCACCATGTTTATCTTCTGGTTCCTGAAGGCCTTCTTCGGCATCATCCAGATGCGCACGGAAGCGATGCTGCACGATGTGCGCGGCTCTGGCACGGGTGACTTTGCCGAATTCCAGTTCGTCAGCTATACGATCCAGTACActtttgtgtgctgcgtgtTGCTACTGGAGCTGTTCCCCGACAAGGAACCGCGGTACAGTGAGTGGGCTAAGCTGAAGAACCCAAACCCCGAGCTACGGTCCAGCTTCTTCTCGCGGCTGTTCTACCTGTACTTCGATTCGTACGCGTGGCGTGGATTCCGCAAACCCCTCACCGACGATGACATGTACGATCTCAACCCGGAAGATACGTCGCGTGCGTTAGTGCCACCGTTCGATAAGTACTGGTACGAGAGTGTGGAGAAGGGACGTCGCAAACAGATCGCAGCCGATAAGAAGGCCGGAAAAACGAACCTGGTGTACAAACCGAACGCGGCAACGAATGGTTCGGTACTGCCAGCGATGGTGAAAGCGTACGGTGGTCCGTTCTGGTTCGCCGGTATGCTGCAGTTTGCCATCTCGGGGCTGCAGTTCGCATCGCCCTACCTGATGCAGGAGATTATGGCCGTGATTGCGCTGGATGGCCCGTTCTGGAAGGGTATGATTATTACGCTTGGACTGTTCCTAACCTCGCTGCTGATAGCGCTATTCAACGGGCAGTACTTCCACCGTACCTTCCTCGTTGGGTTCCGCATTCGGACGGGGCTGATCAGTGCGATCTATCGCAAGGCGCTACGGATTTCAAGCTTCGCCAAGAAGGACACAACGGTTGGTGAGATCGTTAACTTGATGGCGGTCGATGCACAGCGCTTCTTCGAGTTGACATCGTATCTGCACGTGCTGTGGTCGGCTCCTTTAATTATTGCACTGTGTATTTATCTGCTGTACGAGCTGCTCGGTCCGGCCGTGTTTGCCGGGTTGGGTGTGATGGTGATTATGATCCCAATTACCGGTTTCATCGCAACGCGTATGCGTGATCTGCAAGTGGAGCAGATGAAGATCAAGGACGAGCGAGTGAAAAAGATGAACGAAATCCTTGGTGGCATTAAGGTGCTGAAGCTTTACGCTTGGGAGCCAAGCTTCCAGGATACGGTAGTGACGGTGCGTAACGAGGAGCTGGATGTGTTGAAGAGTGCCGCCTACTATGGAGCGGGTACTTACTTCGTGTGGACGATGGCACCGTTCCTGGTGACACTAGCCTCCTTCGCCGTGTACGTAATGATCGACGAGGAGAACGTGCTTGATCCTCAGACGGCATTTGTGGCGCTGGCACTGTTCAACATTCTACGATTCCCATTAGCGATGTTCCCGATGATGATTACGTTCGCCATGCAGGCGTGGGTATCGATCAAGCGTATCGACAAGTTCATGAACAGCGAGGAACTCGATCCGAACAACGTTACGCACAACAAGAGTGAAAATGCGCTCGAGGTAAAGGATGGAACGTTCTCGTGGGGAGATGATGCACCGACGCTGAAGAACATTAATCTGGCGCTGCGTAGAGGAAAGCTGTCGGCTGTGGTAGGTGGTGTCGGTACGGGCAAGAGCTCGCTAATATCGGCACTGTTGGGTGAGATGGAGAAGATGAAAGGATCGGTCAATACGGACGGGTCGATCGCGTACGTTCCTCAGCAGGCGTGGATCCAGAATGCGACGCTTCGGGATAATATCCTGTTCGGCCGACCGTTCGATCAGGCCAAGTACGATAAAGTGATTGAGTGTTGTGCATTGCGACCGGATCTGGAGATGCTGCCAGGTGGTGATACGACGGAGATCGGTGAGAAGGGTATTAATCTTTCTGGAGGACAGAAGCAGCGTGTAGCGTTGGCACGAGCAGTGTATGCTGACTCTGAAGTGTACCTGTTTGACGATCCGCTGAGTGCAGTAGATGCTCACGTAGGCAAGCACATCTTTGAAAAGGTGATCGGTCCGTCGGGAATGCTGGTTGGTAGATCGCGGCTTCTTGTAACGCACGGCATATCGTTCCTTCCCTTTGTGGAGGAAATATTCGTCATGAAGGATGGAGAGGTCTCCGAGAGTGGATCATACCA GGAACTTCTCGACCAGAAGGGCGCCTTCGCCGAATTCCTCACGCAACACATTCAGGAGATGgacgatgaggatgaggaTGAGTTGAAACTTATCCAAGAGGCACTTAAGGATGGTGAAGCGAAAAAGATTGTACAGCGCGCAATGTCCACACGCTCGCAGCGATCGGGCAGCAGCAATGGTAGTGTGCGCAAGAAGCGTGTAAGCCGTGCTGAATCACGCAATAGTAATAAACCGCGAGCAGTGGAACAAACGGTCGCGCAACAGTCCTCTGCCACGCTGATCGAAAAGGAAGAGTCGGCAACAGGTGCCGTCGGTTACGTAGTGTACATTAAGTACTTCAAAGGCATTGGACTGTGGCTTGGATTTTGGTCGATCTTCTTCAGCGTCATCAATCAGGGAGCATCGATTTACGCCAACATTTGGCTCACCGATTGGTCTGAAGATCCAGAAGCTGCAACAGACCCATCGGTGCGTGATATGTACCTCGGTGTGTACGGTGGTCTGGGAGGAGCACAATCGATCGCACTGTTGATCGCTTCCGTAACGCTGGCACTGGGATGTATTAAGGCGGCCCGTGAACTGCACAACAATCTGCTGGAAAGCTCGATGCGAATGCCAATGTCATTCTTCGACACGACACCACTCGGCCGTATAATGAACCGCTTCTCAAAGGATGTGGACGTGGTGGACAACATTCTTCCTCAGTCTATTCGTGCTTGGTTGCTGATGTTCTTCAACGTgatcggtgtgtttgtggtgatcGGTATCTCTACGCCCATCTTCTTGGCAGTCGTTCCCGCCTTCCTGGTGATTTACTATCTGATCCAGAAGTTCTACATTGCAACCTCGCGACAGCTGAAGCGTTTGGAATCGGTGACACGTAGTCCGATCTATTCCCACTTTGGGGAGAGTATTACGGGTCAGAGCACTATTCGGGCCTATGGACAGCAGGAACGATTCATGAACGAATCGGAACAGCGTGTGGACTACAATCAGCTCACTTCCTACCCGAGTATCATTGCCAACCGTTGGCTCGCAGTGCGGCTTGAGTTGGTTGGAGCTCTGGTTGTGTTCTTTGCGGCACTGTTCGCTATGGTGGCACGTGATTCCATCGGACAGGCAACGGTCGGACTGTCGATCAGTTACGCTCTGCAGATATCGGCCACGCTTAGTTTCCTCGTGCGTATGACGGCTGAAGTGGAGACGAACATTGTTGCTATTGAGCGATTGGAGGAGTACACGGTGCTTCCACGAGAGGCTGAGTGGCAACTGGGACATGTGGACAAGGCATGGCCAGTGGAAGGAAAAGTCGAGTTCAAGGACTATCAGATCCGGTACCGCGAGGGACTTGATCTGGTCATTCGAGGCATCTCGCTCAATGTTCGAGGAGGCGAGAAGATCGGTATCGTTGGTCGTACCGGAGCTGGAAAGTCCAGTCTTACACTTGGTCTCTTCAG AATTGTTGAAGCAGCCGGTGGACAAATCATCATCGACGGACTCGACATCTCCAAAATGGGGCTGCACCAGTTGCGAGGACGACTGACCATCATCCCACAAGATCCGGTGTTGTTCTCCGGTACACTCCGAGCCAACGTGGATCCTTTCAAGAGCTACAGTGATGATCTGGTATGGAAGGCTCTAGAGTTGTCCCATCTAAAAACGTTTGTGAAAGGGCTGGCAGCAGGATTAGATCATGAGATTGCAGAGAACGGAGAGAACCTCTCGGTCGGTCAAAGACAGCTGATCTGCTTGGCACGTGCTGTGCTACGCAAAACAAAGGTGTTGATTCTGGATGAGGCTACAGCGGCGGTGGATCTCGAAACGGATGACTTGATTCAG AAAACAATCCGTACGGAGTTCGCCGACTGTACGATCCTCACGATCGCTCATCGTTTGAACACGATCCTCGACTCAGATCGCGTGCTGGTGCTCGACAAGGGACTGGTAGCGGAGTGTGACTCACCACAGAACCTGCTTGCGAACCGAGAATCGATCTTCTTCGGCATGGCAAAGAACGCCGGTATTGTAAGCTAG